In Gaiellales bacterium, one genomic interval encodes:
- the tatA gene encoding twin-arginine translocase TatA/TatE family subunit, producing the protein MPFQLGLPEVILVLVVALLFLGPKRLPEAGRSLGKGIREFKDGITGNDDHDSGSTSQASALNPPQPNYTPPQSYTPPPAYVPPDQTPRASE; encoded by the coding sequence ATGCCGTTCCAACTCGGTCTCCCCGAAGTCATCCTCGTCCTGGTCGTCGCGCTCCTCTTCCTCGGCCCCAAGCGGCTGCCCGAAGCGGGCCGCTCGCTGGGCAAGGGCATCCGCGAGTTCAAGGACGGGATCACGGGCAACGACGATCACGACAGCGGCTCGACGAGCCAGGCCTCGGCGCTGAACCCGCCGCAGCCGAACTACACGCCGCCGCAGTCGTATACGCCGCCACCGGCGTACGTCCCGCCCGACCAGACTCCTCGCGCGAGCGAGTAA